From one Nitrospirota bacterium genomic stretch:
- a CDS encoding DUF202 domain-containing protein — MVQLDMQDKKELADEQKRGLRNRRAHMANERTFLAWIRTSIAIMAFGFVVEKFALFVRQLEYLLGIQKEIPHKGYSSFFGIVLVALGAAIGVLAFVRYKQVERQIEDNTYRPSRILALLLALSVLVVGAFLVLYLIHSV; from the coding sequence GTGGTACAGTTAGATATGCAGGACAAGAAAGAGCTGGCAGACGAGCAGAAGAGAGGTCTCCGCAACCGTCGCGCGCATATGGCGAACGAGCGTACGTTCCTCGCCTGGATACGAACAAGCATCGCGATCATGGCCTTCGGCTTCGTCGTAGAGAAGTTCGCCCTTTTCGTACGCCAACTGGAGTATCTCCTGGGTATTCAGAAAGAAATTCCTCACAAGGGGTACTCCTCTTTTTTCGGGATAGTCCTCGTCGCTCTCGGCGCTGCGATAGGAGTGCTCGCCTTCGTCAGGTATAAACAGGTGGAACGCCAGATTGAAGATAACACCTACCGGCCATCACGCATTCTCGCTCTGCTGCTGGCGCTCTCCGTTCTGGTGGTAGGAGCTTTCCTGGTGCTCTACTTGATCCACAGCGTGTAG